A genomic window from Silene latifolia isolate original U9 population chromosome Y, ASM4854445v1, whole genome shotgun sequence includes:
- the LOC141628367 gene encoding protein FAR-RED IMPAIRED RESPONSE 1-like, with protein sequence MYKVGFKKDDVSVVCTYKKFEIHGILYRHALCVFKDRGIQKVPSDYLLSRWSKLATCQPIVGPNGQLFADCTSMDVQKNKSPWHCDELLGILREFKERVKNPPDESGNTGVAKVKDKNSEIGMLLGTSIPSEIKVLPPRQCKNKGSKKRLISQRERAREVNKKALRKCRACGEMANHDSRNCDRRTTDNE encoded by the exons ATGTATAAGGTTGGTTTTAAGAAGGATGATGTTTCAGTGGTATGCACTTACAAGAAATTTGAAATACATGGAATACTCTATCGACATGCTCTGTGTGTCTTTAAAGATCGGGGAATTCAGAAAGTTCCAAGTGACTACCTGCTTAGTCGGTGGAGCAAACTAGCAACCTGCCAACCAATCGTCGGCCCTAATGGCCAGTTGTTTGCTGATTGTACATCAATGGATGTACAGAAAAATAAA AGTCCTTGGCATTGTGATGAGTTGCTTGGGATTTTGCGTGAGTTCAAGGAAAGGGTAAAAAATCCCCCTGATGAAAGTGGCAATACTGGTGTTGCAAAGGTAAAGGACAAGAATTCTGAAATTGGGATGCTTTTAGGGACAAGCATCCCTAGTGAGATTAAGGTTTTGCCTCCAAGGCAGTGCAAAAACAAAGGCTCAAAAAAAAGGTTGATCTCACAAAGAGAAAGAGCTAGGGAAGTGAACAAGAAAGCGCTAAGAAAATGCAGGGCTTGTGGGGAGATGGCGAACCACGACAGCAGGAATTGTGACCGAAGGACAACCGACAATGAGTAg